The Leptospira terpstrae serovar Hualin str. LT 11-33 = ATCC 700639 nucleotide sequence GGTCAGTGAGAGACCACCCACCACGTTTCCAAGCGACAACAAATTTCATTCTTTCTTCAAACACGTTTGTCTCCTTCCAAGCCATGACACACTCCTGGTGTGTACATCGTGTTCTGAATCGAAGAATTAAATTCTTGTTTGTAAAGGATGTTGTGAGATCAATTTGTAAGGGATGAAACTAGTACAGACCCCATCCTGATTGGGGGAAGTCGGGTATACTTTGCTATGGCAAGAGATGGAGTGTTTCTACCCTCTTTTTCCAAAATCCATCCCAAATGGCATAGTCCCTATGTTTCTATATTTTTTCAGGCCTTTGTAGCGATTCTTTTTTTGTTTGTGAAAGAAATCGAAGCACTACTTTATATGATCACTTGTTCCATTCTCATTTTGTCTTGTCTTACAGCGGCGACACCGTTTCGATTTGAAAAGATGGGAATGAAATCCGATTACAAAATCCCTTTGTATCCTTTGCCTATTTTTCTTTATATTTTTGCAAACATTGCCGTTATGACCATTCTCTTTATTGAAAAACCAATCACTGCAGGATGGGGACTGATGATCACTCTCATTGCCCTTCCTGTGTATTACGGATTTCGATTAGATCAAAAGATGGTCAAAGTAAAAAAATAAAATTAGAAATTAAGAAATCTGAAGTTAAGATAATAAGAATCTGAAGATTAAAAACTAAAAAACATTCGTTTTATTCTACTAATAGATTCTAAGATTATATTTTATAATCACAACCTTTATGCGATTGCCATAAAGGTTCTACCAATGATAGGCATTACATCGTCTTTAGCCAAAACCCAAACCACATCCCCGCCTTTTACTTGGGTGTTTCCTGAAGGAATCAAAAACTGTTCCCCCCGAGCAATGAGTAGGATATGAGATTGTTCAGGAAGTTTAATTTCAAACAATGCTTTGTCCACCACACTGGAGTTATAGGGAACAATTAACTCTTGCAAGGTCATACCTGGGAACTCGATGTTATCAAAGTCCGTGGGATGATAAATTTTACGATCAGGATCTTTTTTTAATATTCCTAACCATTGTGCCACTTTGGGAATGAGAGATCCTTGGATGAGTAAGGATACAAGAACTACAAAGAATACAATATGGAAAAGTAAATCTCCCCAAACAAGACCTTGGGCAATCGGGAATGTGGCAAGGATGATGGGGGAGGCACCGCGAAGTCCCACCCAAGAAATGAACAACTTTTCTCTGACAGGTAAGTTCACACGGAATAAGGAAATAAAAACTGCCAATGGTCTTGCAAAGAGGATTAGTAATACCCCAATCAAAAGTCCCGGGACCCAAATATTGGCCATTCGTGTGGGATAAACCAACAACCCGAAACAAAGGAACATTCCAATTTGCAAAATCCAAACATATCCATTGAGAAAACGAAAGATGGATTTTTTATGAATGAATTTGTTTCTTCCAACAATGATGCCTGCAATGTAAACGGCTAAAAATCCATTGCCTTGAAAGACAGTAGTCACTGCATAAATGAAAGGAACGGATGCGGTGATAAAAACTAAATATAGACCGTCATACCCCAGTTTGACGGAGTTCATCAAATAGAGAATGAGAATCCCCAAACTGTACCCCATCATCATCCCTACAAGGACTTGCATTACAAAAAATCGAAAGAACTGGAATCCACTAAAGCTAGCATCGGCACTGAGTAGATTCATAAAGATGGTGGTGAGTAAAACTCCCACTGCATCATTAGATCCAGATTCAAATTCAATGATCTTTTTTAAATGAACTGGTAAGTCCGTAGAGTCTGTCTTAAAAATATTAAAAACAGAAGCTGCATCTGTGGCACTGACAATGGATCCGAGTAAAAAGGATTCCATAAATCCAAGCACAGGAAATAAATAATGAATGACCACACCTAAAATGAGTGCGGTAAGGACCGTTCCAATGATAGAGAGGCGAATCCCTACAGCTAGAAAGTTTTTTAAACTATCCCACTCACTTTCAAGTCCACCTAAAAATAAAATATAAATCAGTGCAAAAATACCTATGGACTGAGCCAAACTATAATCGCTAAAATCAATCCCTCCAGGACCATCAGCACCAGCTAACATACCAAAGGTTAAGAAAATAAGAAGAATAGGAAATCCAAAACGGAAGAATAGTTTACTCGATAAAATGGAAAATAGAATGAGTGTAGAGATGACTAGAGCTTGTAAGGTAAAACTATCGATCATGTTTATTCCTTAGACGATCTCGAACGACTATCGTTTAGAAGAAAGTATCTCTAAAGCCTTTGCTTTTAGGATGGGATGGACAACGAAGTCTTCTGGATTGAGCGGAGTGGATGATTTGTTATGAGATGCATCCATTTGATTTGCAGATTCAGGTTGTTTCCACTTGTCACGACCAAGCCATACAGAAAGTGCATAGACCATTCGTTGGAAAATTTCGTCCACCTTGTCCTGTCTACCTGCTTTTTTATAGTATCCAAAGGCCAACATAGGAAGTTTCCTATCGTACATAAAATGGTCACCCAAACGAATGAGACCATCTTTGTAATCGGTTTTTAGAAAGAGTTCACGAGCTTTCCGAATATCGCCTGCGTTGAAGGCGGTATTTGCTTCGCGAATGAGTTGTGCTCTTTCCTTGGAGTCCATACAAAGAGTATCGAACCAAATTCCGAAATTGACAACTGAAAATTGTCTAAAAGAATGCAATAACCAGGAGAGAAATATATGTTGGAAGTAGGCAAAAAAGCCCCCAATTTTACAAGTAGCAACCAAAATGGCGAAAAAGTAAAACTCGCAGACCTAACAGGAAAAAATGGGATCGTTGTTTATTTTTATCCCAGAGACATGACACCAGGATGCACAACAGAAGCTTGTGACTTCCGAGATAATTTTGCTAGGCTCAAAAAATTTGGATTCAATGTGATTGGTATCTCCAAAGACAATCCCAAATCTCATACTAAGTTCATCGAAAAACAAGAAATCAACTTTGACTTAATCTCGGATGAAACGGGTGAAATTTGTGAAGCCTATGGCGTTTGGAGAGAAAAAGTATTTATGGGAAGGAAGGGAATGGGAATCGTCAGATCCACCTTCCTTTTAGACAGTTCTCTCAAAATCAAAAAAATCTATGACAGCGTGAAGGTAAAAGGACACGTTGAAGAAATCATCAAAGACATTCAGGAAATCCAAGGGAAATGAAAATAGAAATCTCTCCACTACAAATCCAAATCGGTGCCCCAAAATCCGGCTCTTATTACAAACTCATTCCTATCTTCCAAGAGGATGTGAAAGAAGAATTGGGGAAAAAATTCCCGGTCCAAATAGAAACAAAAGTTTTTTCTGGAGAATTAGGAAAAGAATTTCGAGACGAATCCGAACAGAGCATCTATCTTGGATTAGGTGAAAAGGAAAAACTAAATTTCAGAAAGTTCATCTCTCAGTTTTTTAAATACGGCGAAAAAATATTAAGTTATGATGGAATGGGCCTTGAAATCATCATTTCAAAATCTCTTTCTAAAAAATTCTCTGCGGACCGAATCGCATACCAAATTGCCAATACACTTTTTATCGGTAGTTATCCGGTCTCTGTTTTACAAACAAAGAAAAAAGAAAAGAAGAAAGTGGGAGCAGTATATTTAAAATTTGAAGATAAAACGGTAGTTAGTTTAGCAGAATCTGGTTTATCAAAAAGTAAAATTGTCGCAAAACACGTCAATGGTGCTCGCCATATAGCGCACCTTCCTGCAAACTACTTCACTCCTGATGACTTTGTTTCTCGTTCTAAAGAAATTGCAAAAGAGTACAAACTGTCCATTAAGGTTTGGAACGAACCGCAATTGAAAAAAGAAGGTCTTGGTGGGATCCTAGCTGTAGCACGCGGATCGGAACTCCAAGGAAAAATGGTTATTTTGGAATACAAACCAGCCAAAGCCAAAAAGAAATTTGCCATTGTAGGAAAAGGTTTAACTTTTGATACCGGCGGAATTTCACTCAAACCCCCTGGGGAAATGCATGAAATGAAGTATGATATGTGCGGGGCTGCAGCCACCATACACGCGATTGGTGCCATTGCTGCACTTCAACTTCCGATCCATATTGTTGCGGCCATTGGTGTGGCAGAAAATATGCCAGATGGGAAAGCAATCAAACCTGGTGATGTGTATACTGCTTATAATGGAACTACAGTAGAAGTACAAAACACAGATGCCGAAGGAAGGCTTGTACTTGGGGACGTTTTATCCTATGTTTCCAAAAACTACAAACCAGACTACATGGTGGATCTCGCAACTCTCACAGGGGCTGTCATCATTGCCCTTGGTCATGAAGCAGCGGCCGTCCTTACTAATTCAGATCCGTTACGCGAAGCACTCTTTAAGGCTTCTGAAACATCGGATGACAGGGTTTGGGAACTTCCTCTTTGGGAAGAATACGGCGAAGATTTGAAATCAGACATTGCTGATTTGAAAAACATCACTGGTGGGGGGAAAGGGGCAGGAACCATTTCTGCAGGAATTTTTCTTTCCAAGTTTGTGGATGAATCCATCAATTGGGCTCATATTGACATTGCCGGTGCTGCTTGGAGAAAGAAAAAATCGGGAACACAATTCCACGGTCCTACTGGATATGGAGTGCGACTGTTAGTTGACTTAGCAAACGAGTTAGCGAAAAAGTAAAACAAGTTAAAAAAAAAACGGTGGAGGGTTTTCAATCTCCACCGTAATTATCGAATTTTAAGTTTTAATAAAACTATACTGTGCTTTATTTGGAATGTTTACTCAGAGCGATTTGATTCACATTATACATTAAGATCACGGTAATTAAAATCGCTCCTGCCACTACATACCCTAATGTCTCATACCTTTCCATATAACCGCTAGGAGTTTGTACAACAATGAGTCCTGCTACAGAGGCAGCAATACCTCCGGAAATCTGTTGGACAGAAGAACTAATCGCCATAAAGGCACCTCGATCATGTAAGTCGGGAACTGCCGAAGTCAATGCATTGGCAGAAATCATTCGTGCAGCAACAAATACAAAAAGAATGGAATTGATAAAAATAACCATTGGTAAAGGTGTGACTTGCATTTTTGTGTAATAAATGATGATCACTGCAGCAAGGAATGATGCAATGACAAACATCTTGTATTTGCCTATCCAATCACTCAATCTACCCATAAGTGGACCACCTAACATAGATACAACTCCTGTAACCATATAAACTAAAGGTAAATCTTCTAATTTTACCCCAAGATTGTGAACAGAAAACGCTGAACCAAATGGCATCAGCATAAAACCACCGGTTGCCAGTAAGGTCGTTGCAATATACGCCGGAAAATATTTAGGTTCTGTGAGTGTTTTCACAAGATGCATAAAAGCATGTCTTTCTGTTTTGTTATCAAGATGAGTTGTGAGAGGTTTTAAAAAGAAAAAAATCAGAAACCCTACAGTTCCACTGATCCCTGCTATCATTAAAAAAGGAGACTGCCATCCCCATAAATTAGAGATAAAGATACCAATGGGTAGTCCAAAAACTTGACTTGCAGCAAAGGCTGTCATAATAAAACCCATAACCCGGCCTCTTACTTGAAGAGGAAATAAGTCGGCAACAATGGCAAAGGATATAGAGGAAAGAACCCCTGCGAAAACTCCCGTTAAGATTCTTGCCCCAAATAAAAAGATGTAATTAGTTGCGATTCCGCAGAGAAAGGTAGCTACCACAAAACCTATGTAAAAAAATAGTAACATCTTTTTGCGATCAAAACGATCGGCAAAACCTGCGGCAATGATTCCGGAGATCCCAGCACTGAATGCATAAGCCGAAACGACAAACCCAAACTGTTGTGTTGAAATTTGTAATTCTTTCATGACCAAAACTCCTAGCGGAGAAAGTATCATAAAATCTAGGACAACGGTGAATTGTAAAAAAGCCAGTAAACCAACTACAAAAACATGATATGTAGAGAACTTAAAATCCATTCTATTTCCTTATTCTGATCTATTCGCCAATCTTAATGATATTCTGCAAACTAAAGTTCTTTGTCCAAAATTTCTTTGAGCTTTAAATATTGGGAATTTTCAGGGGAAGTGGTCCCGAGTCTTTCCAGAATTTTACGAGCCCGTTCTTTGTTTTTCAAAAGTCTGTAACATTCTACTAAATTGATTAAATTCCTGATATGTTTCGGATCCCTCGCACGTAACCTCTCTCCAATCTCTACAGCCTTACGTACATTTTTTGATTTTCTATATGCATAACTCAATTGTAAAAGAATTTCATTGTCTGTTACAAAATAGGGGAAAATGGATTCTAAAGATTCTACAGCGGAATCAAATCGTTTCAATAAAAGTGAAATGCGAGACTTTTCTCGAAGTAAATTGATTCGAACATCATCTTCCAGATTTTCATTGGTTAACATTCGTTCTATGGTTTTATAGGTTTCTTCAGCATTCCCTGATTCCAAGACCGATTGGAGTTCGGAATATAAAAAATGATCTGTTCCGACAGAATTAAGTGAAGAAGAACTCATTCTTTTGGCTGAACCCATCCATTCCAAACGTAACAAAGTTAGGTCATCAGAAAAACTTCCTATAGACTGCAGGTTCATTACAATTTGTTCCAATTCTCCTTTCGACTCGCCAACCACTTGTAAAAATTTGGTTTCATCTTCATTCATCACACGTGATCCATCAGATCCCGTTTCTAAAATCAAATCATCACGACCATCCGAACCAATAAAAAGAACATCCCCCTGTTCCAAAACAAAGACTCGAATGCGAACTTGTCCCGCCATCCCTTTGGTTCCAATCTTTCGAAGTTCCAACTCATCTTCAATAAAAGAAGCAACACCATCCCTATACAAAACAGTCCAAGGATGTTCAGCATTGAGATAATACAAAACTCCCGTTTCTTCTTCCACAAGTCCCAGGACAACGGAAACGAGCATGGATCCATCAAAGGATTCAAATATAGTTTGGAGTTCGTAAAAACATTCTTTCATCCATCGTTCTGGAGACTTAGATTGACTTTCCAATAAAAGCTGTGTGCGTTTAATAAAGGATAAAAAAACAACACCTAACACAAGGGCACCACCGGCACCTTGGATGGATTTCCCCATCGCATCTCCGTTAATAAATACGAAGTACTTTTTACCATTCAAAACAATGTCATCACAGATGATTAGGTCTCCGCCAATTTCTTTAATTTTTCCTTTGAACTCGAATTCCTTCTTTTGTTTAGTATAAGATTGGATCCCAATCATTTTGGAATGGGATTTTTTTGAATCGTTTAGTGGATCAAGGAGTAACGAAGTTAAAAAATAATCTCCATCTTGTTGGATTTTTAATTCCTGAACCCTAGTGAGAGTTTCTTGCAATTCATTTGTTCTTTGAACTACCTTTCTTTCTAAGTTGGCATTCAATTCTTCTACTTGTTTATGCACCCGCAAAAACCGATTTGCCAACACAACGGCAATCCCGAGCACAAAAAACAAAAAGCCAAACCTAGATAAATTTAAATTTTGGATGGGGATCATGCCCGAAGCACCCAAAATATCCCAAATGGCCGTAAACATCAAAAAGAATATTCCAATTAACAAACGCTTGGCGTCTTTATTGTTTTTCATCACTGCACGTACAGTGATATAAAACAAAACTACACTAAATGCCAAAACAGATCCTTGCCAAACCCGCAAAAGAATCACGGAACTTGCCCGATTCACAAAAAATTGTAAAACCGCCAAAAATAGGCTAAATCCAAAATACCCTTTTGTAATGGGACTGATTCGTTTACGAAAAAAAGAATCAACGAATAACAAAAGCCAGGTGGGTGTCAAAAACACGATAAAGTATTCTATTTTTGTTGTGGTAAAAGGGTCCACCTCCCACCTGTAAATGGCTTGGGATCTAAAATACATATAAGCGGATAAAAATACAGCGAAGAGTGCAAAGTAAAGATTGTATGTTTCATTTCGTCGTTTCCAATAAAACAAACCATGGTAAATTCCAACAAAAAAGTATAAAAATAACAACATAAAGGTTGCATATTCATCCTCAACTTTTTCTAGTACCGTATAACGATCTATAGATGTAACGTAATCATTAAATACTTTATAAAAATTTAATTCTTCTCCTGGTTCTGACGCAAGAAGAACTCGAATTTCATTTTTTCCAACTCGTAATAAATTCCGAGACAGTTTGATGAGGATATTTCTTTTGTACCCACTTTCAGTGATATGATCTTTTTCTAAAATCCCACTTTTCGAAACCAACTCTCCATTTATGTACACTTTGTACACATTGGAAAGATAGGGAATGTGTAAGGCAAAAGAATCCGATTCCGTTTCCTTAAAATCGATTTCTGATAAAAGAAATGGTTTTACCATTGTGATTTGTTGCAATTTCCCATCGGGAAATTCCAACTGTGATTTGATAGATACAAGAGGAAGAGATTCTAAAGGAATCCAACCAGTGCCTGTAGGAACTTCCGATTCCCACCAACCTTTTTTGACATTCCAGTTTTTTGTAAGATCCACTGGCAATGCCCAAAGAGAGATGGGAAAATAAAGAAAGAGAAGAAAGGCAATTCTGAAAAATTTCATAATGTAAAAGTTTGAAAATCTAAGAATACGCCATAGGTTTCTTCAAAAAGATCTTTTTTTTCTGCCACAGACCAAATTTCTAAATTAGGATCTTCTCCTTTTTTATGATACAATCTACAGACAACTTTTCCTTTTTCAACTACTGCATCCAATCTTTCGATGATAGATTTTTCCGATCGGTCAAGTCCATCGCCAATGCGCAGAAAGGAAGCTAATTTCTTTACTAGGAGTTGGTCTTCTACTCGTAAGGCTTTGAACTCTTCATGTTTTCCTTTAGGGCCACCCTTCCTATGATAACGGGCAAGGAGAGCAATGATTTCTATTTCTGCATTGGAAAAGCCGACCATGGCTTCTGAGTTTTTGATGATATAATAACTATGTTTATGGTAGTTGTGGTGAGAGATACATAAGCCTACTTGGTGCAAATAACAAGCTGTCTCCAAATAATCGCGTTCCAAATTTCCTAATTTGTGTAAATCTTTCAAATCATCAAACATCTGCAAGGTGATCTTTGCCACAGCTTCTGCATGTTTTTTTCCGGCTGGATATAGATTAGCAACAGTTTTGATGGCTTTTTCTCGAATATTATCCAAGGGAGGAAGGGAGGAATCCGTATGTCTGTACCAAGATTCAATCGTATCATAGACAATACCCTCTCGAAGCGCAAAATCACTTACTGTAATGGAAGGGGCTTTGATCCTTTGTAAAACCTCATCCAATACTAAAACTCCACCCACAATGATATCTCCCCTTTTGGCATCAAGGCCAGGGATTTTTAATCTTTTCTTAAGACTATCAGCATCTAACACTTGTTTGCGGGCTTCTTTAAACTGATCGATCGTAATTTCTGTTCCGTTCAATCTGTCCCGTTTTTCCATCTTTTTTTCTAGGACAATCGAGGCAACGGAGGATATAGTTCCAGAACTTCCCACAACCATAAACGGTTTCCAAGTTTCAATTTGTGGTAAAAAAGCAGATAACACTGATTCAATATGAATCCGACATTTTTGCATATCGGTGGCATTCAATGGATCCTTCTTTAGATACTTTTCTGTTAACCGAATGGCCCCGAGTTTTAAACTAGTGGAAAAAAGAATCTCTCCCTTTTCTCCAATAAGGAGTTCTGTACTCCCTCCCCCGATGTCGATGAGAAGGATTCGTTTGTCAAAGACAGGTAGGCCTTGCAAAATCCCTAAATAAATGAGGCGTGCTTCCTCATTTCCGGAGATGACTTGGATTTGGATTCCCGTCTCCTTCTCTGCTCGGTCGAGAAATACTTGGCGGTTCTCAGCTTCTCTGAGGGCACTTGTGGCAACGGCTCGGATTTCGGCCTTATAAGAGTCAGCAAGGGACTGAAACCGCTTGAGACAAGCGATCCCTCTCTCTATAGCATCTTCCTGAATGACCGCATAATCACTGCTACCACTACCTAGTCTTACCGATTCCTTTTCTTTGGTCAGATATTCAAGTGTACCATCCGGTCTTAGTTTTACGACGACGATATGGAAAGAATTTGTGCCTAAATCAATGGCAGCGAGTATCTTTTCCGTGCGAAATGCAGGATTGGGTTTTCTTAAAATTTGTGAGAAAGGAAGCATTTTGTATCTAACTAGCGTACCGAAAATTTTTACGGTTGAAAGCAAAAACCAGCCGAAAATTATGGGGAACGGGTAGAATTATATTATTTTGGTGTTAACCCACCTGAAATTCCCCCTTTCGTACTTCTTTCACCAGGATCTGATATGATATTTGATAACCTCTATGGACTTTTCTCGAACGATATGGGAATCGATTTGGGAACCGCGAACACCCTCGTGCATGTGAAAGGACAAGGGATCGTCCTATCAGAACCGTCGGTCGTGGCAGTCCAGGCCTCTACTGGCCGAGTCCTTGCCGTTGGCCAAGAAGCCAAACGAATGCTAGGAAGAACTCCTGGGGACATCGTAGCCATCCGCCCCATGAAAGACGGAGTCATCGCCGACTTCGAAACTGTAGAAAAGATGATTCGTTACTTCATCGCTAAAGTTCACAACCGCACTACTTTTGTAAAACCACGCATCGTTATCGGAGTTCCTTCCGGAATTACCGAAGTAGAAAGACGTGCCGTCCGGGAGTCCGCTGAACAAGCGGGTGCTCGCGAAATCTTCCTCATCGAAGAAGCTCTTGCCGCAGCCATTGGCGCGAACATCCCCATCCATGAACCAGCAGGGAACATGATCGTTGATATCGGTGGGGGAACCACAGAAATCGCGGTGATCTCTCTTGGAGGTATGGTGATCGCCGAGTCCATCCGCACAGGTGGGGACGAATTTGATGAAGCCATCGTAAAATACCTTCGTAACCAATACAACCTAGTCGTCGGAGAAAGAACTGCCGAGGACATCAAACTTACCATCGGAAATGCCTTTGCTGACAAACGTGTCGACACCATGGAAGTGAAAGGCCGTGATGCCATCTCTGGTCTTCCGCGCACCCTGGAACTTGACTCGAACGAAATCCGTAAAGCTCTCAAAGAACCAACAGACGAAATCCTAGACGGAATCAAATCCGTACTCGAGCGCACTCCTCCAGAACTGGCAGCTGACATCGTGGAACGAGGAATCGTTCTCACAGGTGGTGGTTGCCTCCTTCGTGGTCTCGAACACTACCTCACCAAAGAAACCGGAGTTCCGGTATTCCGTGCCGAAAACCCACTGACTTGTGTGGTACTCGGAACGGGACGTTACTTGGATGAATTGAAATACATCAAACCAGGAATCCGATAAACATCGGTTACATGGTTAGGTGAAAAAAGGGGAACTTTGGTTCCCCTTTTTTTTTAAACTGCGGCAACTGAGTTGGATACGATTCCAAATACTTTACAAAATTCTGCGTTACCATCGATCGTAACATCAGTCAACTTCTGATTCATCACCCTGATTTCGGAAAGATCAACATTTTTGATCGTCACTCGTTTCCAATCACATTCTCCAAAAAGGGCTTTGTTTAGTTTTACATTTTCAAACTTTACTTGTTCGAATCCTACTTTTCTCCATCCTTCACTTGCGGTAAAAAGCACATCACTCAGTCTACAATTTTCAAAGGATGTATGATCCAACCGCATAAACCGAGCAACAAGTTGATCTGTTGTAGTGTTCATAAATCGAATGTGTTGGAGCCTTGATGCTTGAAGTTCCATCCCTTTAAGTGTAGAAGTAGATACTTCTAAATGACTCAACTGCGCACCCTCAAAAGAACATGCTGATAGATCTGACCGATCACGTATCATTAGGTCTTTTACCGAAGCAGCGGTAAAATGAGAGTTAGTAACGTTTGATGAAGTGATTTCGACTTTTTTTAGGTGGGAGCTATGAACTTCCACTGTATCAAAGTGTCCATCATCGATTTGCCAATGTTCTAGGTTACTCGCAGAGAGTTCACAATTTTGAATTGACCCACGTGTGACTTTGAATGCCTGAAGATTACTTTTACTGATTGTATTTCTCATAAAATCAGAGTCGTCTAGAATCATCTGATCCATAGACGACATACGGATCGTATTATTTTTGAACTGAAAACGATCTCCTTTTGGAATCTGCACACGAGACATGGACATATTATTATCTTTTAAATCGCTCGCGTAGAGCCCTTCTACATCGTTTGAAAACTTAATAAATTGTTCGCCAATAGAACGAAAACTCCATGGTTTCGCTCTATGTTCGTCGGTCTCTTGATTCACTTGGGATAGTTCCGAGATAAGGTCTGCACCTTGTGCTTCAGAGATTTTATTTTCTTTCACCATCTGTAATACTTTTTGAATTTCTTCTTTCATCCGATTCACCTTAATGTTTATTTTTTGGAAGTTTGCGTATTGTCCGCATCGCCTCATCGAAATCAATTTTGCCTTTCGCAAGTTGATCGAGAACCTCATCAGCTCCACCGGTCTTTTTGCTTTTTTGGATTTCTCGATCCGTGGATTTGGTTGTAAGGTCGTCCCCAACAAGTTTGTTTTTTAACAAAGTCAACCGAGCTCGAATCGTCGGATAACTGAGTCCTAGCGAAGATTGCATATCACGGACTCTTCCTTCACTGAGCACAAAAATACGCAGAAAGTGAAGATCATCCGC carries:
- a CDS encoding APC family permease; this encodes MGGSRVYFAMARDGVFLPSFSKIHPKWHSPYVSIFFQAFVAILFLFVKEIEALLYMITCSILILSCLTAATPFRFEKMGMKSDYKIPLYPLPIFLYIFANIAVMTILFIEKPITAGWGLMITLIALPVYYGFRLDQKMVKVKK
- a CDS encoding potassium/proton antiporter; this encodes MIDSFTLQALVISTLILFSILSSKLFFRFGFPILLIFLTFGMLAGADGPGGIDFSDYSLAQSIGIFALIYILFLGGLESEWDSLKNFLAVGIRLSIIGTVLTALILGVVIHYLFPVLGFMESFLLGSIVSATDAASVFNIFKTDSTDLPVHLKKIIEFESGSNDAVGVLLTTIFMNLLSADASFSGFQFFRFFVMQVLVGMMMGYSLGILILYLMNSVKLGYDGLYLVFITASVPFIYAVTTVFQGNGFLAVYIAGIIVGRNKFIHKKSIFRFLNGYVWILQIGMFLCFGLLVYPTRMANIWVPGLLIGVLLILFARPLAVFISLFRVNLPVREKLFISWVGLRGASPIILATFPIAQGLVWGDLLFHIVFFVVLVSLLIQGSLIPKVAQWLGILKKDPDRKIYHPTDFDNIEFPGMTLQELIVPYNSSVVDKALFEIKLPEQSHILLIARGEQFLIPSGNTQVKGGDVVWVLAKDDVMPIIGRTFMAIA
- the bcp gene encoding thioredoxin-dependent thiol peroxidase; this encodes MLEVGKKAPNFTSSNQNGEKVKLADLTGKNGIVVYFYPRDMTPGCTTEACDFRDNFARLKKFGFNVIGISKDNPKSHTKFIEKQEINFDLISDETGEICEAYGVWREKVFMGRKGMGIVRSTFLLDSSLKIKKIYDSVKVKGHVEEIIKDIQEIQGK
- a CDS encoding leucyl aminopeptidase; this translates as MKIEISPLQIQIGAPKSGSYYKLIPIFQEDVKEELGKKFPVQIETKVFSGELGKEFRDESEQSIYLGLGEKEKLNFRKFISQFFKYGEKILSYDGMGLEIIISKSLSKKFSADRIAYQIANTLFIGSYPVSVLQTKKKEKKKVGAVYLKFEDKTVVSLAESGLSKSKIVAKHVNGARHIAHLPANYFTPDDFVSRSKEIAKEYKLSIKVWNEPQLKKEGLGGILAVARGSELQGKMVILEYKPAKAKKKFAIVGKGLTFDTGGISLKPPGEMHEMKYDMCGAAATIHAIGAIAALQLPIHIVAAIGVAENMPDGKAIKPGDVYTAYNGTTVEVQNTDAEGRLVLGDVLSYVSKNYKPDYMVDLATLTGAVIIALGHEAAAVLTNSDPLREALFKASETSDDRVWELPLWEEYGEDLKSDIADLKNITGGGKGAGTISAGIFLSKFVDESINWAHIDIAGAAWRKKKSGTQFHGPTGYGVRLLVDLANELAKK
- a CDS encoding MFS transporter translates to MDFKFSTYHVFVVGLLAFLQFTVVLDFMILSPLGVLVMKELQISTQQFGFVVSAYAFSAGISGIIAAGFADRFDRKKMLLFFYIGFVVATFLCGIATNYIFLFGARILTGVFAGVLSSISFAIVADLFPLQVRGRVMGFIMTAFAASQVFGLPIGIFISNLWGWQSPFLMIAGISGTVGFLIFFFLKPLTTHLDNKTERHAFMHLVKTLTEPKYFPAYIATTLLATGGFMLMPFGSAFSVHNLGVKLEDLPLVYMVTGVVSMLGGPLMGRLSDWIGKYKMFVIASFLAAVIIIYYTKMQVTPLPMVIFINSILFVFVAARMISANALTSAVPDLHDRGAFMAISSSVQQISGGIAASVAGLIVVQTPSGYMERYETLGYVVAGAILITVILMYNVNQIALSKHSK
- a CDS encoding SpoIIE family protein phosphatase; amino-acid sequence: MKFFRIAFLLFLYFPISLWALPVDLTKNWNVKKGWWESEVPTGTGWIPLESLPLVSIKSQLEFPDGKLQQITMVKPFLLSEIDFKETESDSFALHIPYLSNVYKVYINGELVSKSGILEKDHITESGYKRNILIKLSRNLLRVGKNEIRVLLASEPGEELNFYKVFNDYVTSIDRYTVLEKVEDEYATFMLLFLYFFVGIYHGLFYWKRRNETYNLYFALFAVFLSAYMYFRSQAIYRWEVDPFTTTKIEYFIVFLTPTWLLLFVDSFFRKRISPITKGYFGFSLFLAVLQFFVNRASSVILLRVWQGSVLAFSVVLFYITVRAVMKNNKDAKRLLIGIFFLMFTAIWDILGASGMIPIQNLNLSRFGFLFFVLGIAVVLANRFLRVHKQVEELNANLERKVVQRTNELQETLTRVQELKIQQDGDYFLTSLLLDPLNDSKKSHSKMIGIQSYTKQKKEFEFKGKIKEIGGDLIICDDIVLNGKKYFVFINGDAMGKSIQGAGGALVLGVVFLSFIKRTQLLLESQSKSPERWMKECFYELQTIFESFDGSMLVSVVLGLVEEETGVLYYLNAEHPWTVLYRDGVASFIEDELELRKIGTKGMAGQVRIRVFVLEQGDVLFIGSDGRDDLILETGSDGSRVMNEDETKFLQVVGESKGELEQIVMNLQSIGSFSDDLTLLRLEWMGSAKRMSSSSLNSVGTDHFLYSELQSVLESGNAEETYKTIERMLTNENLEDDVRINLLREKSRISLLLKRFDSAVESLESIFPYFVTDNEILLQLSYAYRKSKNVRKAVEIGERLRARDPKHIRNLINLVECYRLLKNKERARKILERLGTTSPENSQYLKLKEILDKEL